The following DNA comes from Heliangelus exortis chromosome 2, bHelExo1.hap1, whole genome shotgun sequence.
aggcctcccaggccgTAGCCCAGGCCGTATCcggagttgatgggcactcccagggcactgaggtCGTTGCCCACGGCAGCGGATGCGGAGGATCCGACGGCGGtgctctgggggaaggaggtgaggatgggtcCTGGCAGGGTGACGAGgacagcaggaggctggatgACAACGCGGGAAGCCtcacactgcctgacacagggctcgttGCAGCTGTTAGCCAGCGGGGTGGGTCCGCAAGAGCCGCAGCGGTCGTAGCAGGCCATGTGTGTGGTGtggaggggtggctgtggaggagagagagggtgtTGAGAAAGCGTTGGGGCAgagtgggtgaggagaaggcaggaggggcagggggttgaGGCTCACCTGGTTGTTGGTGTCAGCGGAGAAGGGGTGAGGAGAAGTGTGTGAGGGAGAGAGGCGCTGGGCCGGCTTTTATGCTGGTCCGCGAGGGGCGGGACAGCCTTTGGGCATGAGGGCATTGtgcagcaagcagctcctgaggacacagcctcctgctcaggaatgggCTGGAGCAAGCTTTTCTGCCTCACTCATCCCTTTTTATGTTCTTTGATTAAGGACATGCCTTCTGAGCATGGTGACATTTTTTGGGTGAGAGGAGGTGTGTTTGGGAgtcttttc
Coding sequences within:
- the LOC139792964 gene encoding feather beta keratin-like produces the protein MACYDRCGSCGPTPLANSCNEPCVRQCEASRVVIQPPAVLVTLPGPILTSFPQSTAVGSSASAAVGNDLSALGVPINSGYGLGYGLGGLGGLGGLGYGYGCGYGLGGRGGCGIC